CTGGTTCGTCTAACATTTGTGCAAATTGCAGTGCGGTGTTGCCGTCCTCATCCTCTATTGTCAGGTCTACATCAGCATCAATGAGTTTCCTCACAACCTCTATAGATCTTCCCATTACTGCCGAAAAAAGTGACGTCTGTCCTTGCTCACCACGTGCGTTCACATCAGCACCAGCCAAAATTAAAGTATCAACTGCTTCTACATCTCCCCATGAGCAAACTATGTGCAAAGGAGTATCGCCGAAACATCCTCT
This genomic window from Undibacterium sp. 5I1 contains:
- a CDS encoding ankyrin repeat domain-containing protein, whose translation is MKNLDEVLKAVGSTAEFLFQGASNVHQRGCFGDTPLHIVCSWGDVEAVDTLILAGADVNARGEQGQTSLFSAVMGRSIEVVRKLIDADVDLTIEDEDGNTALQFAQMLDEPDKPIPVDLIELLRNSKRSPG